The following is a genomic window from Actinomycetota bacterium.
GACATCGCAGTTCAGGAGCCCTTGTCGGCCAGCATCACTGGTCGTCCGACCACCCCGGTTCTCTCTCGCACGGAGGAAGCCAGGGGTTCAAATCCCCTCACCTCCACCCCACCCTGATGACCAGCGGCAACGCTGGTCATCGTCGTGTCCAGGGTCGGTGGAACGGGGCCGCATAACGGATGGAGAACTCCTGACTGTGCTCGTTCTGCGGCATGGATCACCATGCTGCTCCCGGCTCGCTGCCCCGCTCCTTCGAGCGGCATCGCGGCGCCCGCACCGGCGTCATGAGCACCTTGATCGCCTCGGCGGCGAAGACGGCGTCGAACGCGGCCGTGAACCTCGCGTCCCGATCGCGGACCAGAAACCGGAACCGGCCGGCGCAGCCGTCAAGGGCCATAAGAAGATTGCGGGCCTGCTGCGTCACCCATGCTCTCCCCGGATGCGGCGTCACTCCCAGCACGTGGACCCGGCGGGAGACGACCTCGATCACGAACAGCACGTACGGGCGTTTGAGGAACACGGTGTCCACGGTGCAGAAGTCCACCGCCAGCACGCTCTCGGCCTGGGCCCGGAGGAACTGCCGCCAGGAGACCGACGGCCGGATCGGTGCCGGGTCGACACCGGCGCGTTGCAGGATGGCCCAGACGGTGCTGGCCCCAATCGTGTACCCGAGCCGGCACAGCTCGCCGTGGATGCGGCGGTAGCCCAGGTCGGGTTCTCCCTGGCCAGCCGCAGCACCAGATCGTGGAGCTCCAGCGCCACGCCTGGACGACCACGCCGGTGTGGGTAGATCCACCGGTGCCGGACCAGGTCGCGATGCCATCGCAGCAGCATGGTCGGCTGCACCAGCAACCCGCGCCACCCAGCCCGGGGCAGCAGCCGTGCCAGCCCAGCCAGCACCGCGCGGTCGGCCCAGTCCAATCGGGGTCGGGCCACCTGCCGGCGGAGCACCGCGACCTCGTGCCGCAACACCAGCAGCTCGCGTTGTTGGTGGCCGAGCGCCGTGCCAGCAGCATCAGCCATCCCAGCAGCTGGCAGAAGATCAGATAGAGCAGTCGTAGCGCCATCCATCGATCATCGGCGCCAGCGCCGGCCCCCGGCGGCCCCGCAGCTCAGAGCCTACGGTCGACTTTCTGGCACCAACAGGCCGTCAAGGCCAGCCAGGGCCAGCCCTACCGGTACCCGCTGACCCTGCGGCTGGTCCGCGAGCATCGTTGATCCGCTGATCGACACAAGCCGGAGTGACCGGGCCAACCGGCCGGCAGCATGCTGGATCTCTGTCGGCACCGGCACGGTCCCGCCGGCACGGCGGCTGGTGGACGCCCGAGGCCCCGCAGAGTTTGCGGGGCCTCGGCACTTGCATGGTATGCGGGCTTACGGTAGCACCGCCTCGACCGGGGTCGGACCAGGTCAGCCGGCAGACAGGGGTCAAGCCTGCCGCCATCGCGGCGCCAAGCTCCCAGCAGGCCTGGAGGTCCTCCCGGCTCGGGTCGCCGAGCACGGCCACCGGGGCCTGGGCGCGGCGCCATCCCAGGCCCCGGGTGATCGCCTCGACCGCCCGCACGGCCCCGGTGGTGTCGCTGTCGCCGTGGACGTACAGCCCATAGGGCCGCCGCACGGTCGCCTCCAGACAGGGGTAGTAGATCTGGTCGAGGAAGTGCTTGAGCGCGCCCGACATGTACCCGAGGTTGGCCGGCGTGCCGAGCAGGTAGCCGTCGGCGCCCAGCACGTCGATCGCAGTGGCGACCAGGGCCGGGCGGGCCAGGACCGTGACGTCCTGGATCGTCTCGTCGCGGGCGCCCGAAAGCACCGCCTCCAAGAGCGCCTGCAGCCGCGGCGAGGTGGTGTGGTGGACGACAAGCAGCCTGGCCATCGCCGTGCAGGGTGGCGTGCCCGCCGACCAAGCGCAACGGCCATCCAACACTGTCGGTGAGCAGTGCCAAGAGCTACCCACTTAGCCGGGCGGCACCGTCCGGGCGTAGCGGTCCAGCCGCTCCAGCTCCTCGGCATACAGCCGCCGCAGCACCCGCGGCGCGAACAGCCGCTCGACCAACCCGCCGACCCCACCCGCGCCCTGCCAGCGCGTCTCCACCCGCACCCGACAACCCGACCCCTCCGGGGTCACGACCCAAGTCGTCACCATCGAGGTGCGCTCGTCGGACTCGGTCAGCACCCGGCCAGGGTCCGGCTCGGCGACCCGCATCCGGAAGCTGCGGGCCCGCCCGCCGGTGGTCATCCGGAAGCTGTGCACCGTGCCGGCACCCACGCCGCCCTCCTCGACCCGGAACTGTGAGAACGCTGGCGGCAAGAAGCGCGGATGGTGGCGGTCGAAGTCGGCGATCAAGCGGTAGACCAGGTCGGCCGGCGCGCCGACCGCCTGCTCGGCCATCACCCGCAACTCGCTCACCCGCCCGCCCAGGCGCCTGCCTGGCGGAGGAAGGCGGCGGTGTCCACCACCACCCGGGTGAGGTGGCCGCTGGCCACCGTCCGGGCGCCGGCGACCGCGGCGACCGTCGCCCGCTCGGCCAGGGCCAGCACCCGCGGGGTAGCCAGCATCGGCACCTCGCCGCTGCCGATCGCGGCGGCGGTGTCGGCCTCGGTCACGGTGTGCCGGAAGGCCGCCTGAAGGCCCGGCTCCAGCGTCATGGCCCAACCCTACCCTGCAAGACCACCACTCGACGCTGGGCTGCCGCAGGCCATCACGAG
Proteins encoded in this region:
- a CDS encoding SRPBCC family protein, with the protein product MSELRVMAEQAVGAPADLVYRLIADFDRHHPRFLPPAFSQFRVEEGGVGAGTVHSFRMTTGGRARSFRMRVAEPDPGRVLTESDERTSMVTTWVVTPEGSGCRVRVETRWQGAGGVGGLVERLFAPRVLRRLYAEELERLDRYARTVPPG